In Tachyglossus aculeatus isolate mTacAcu1 chromosome 10, mTacAcu1.pri, whole genome shotgun sequence, the following proteins share a genomic window:
- the LOC119933571 gene encoding protein FAM71F2-like isoform X2 codes for MAECSSFEAGVRELEVGEILGVELDSGEALGVEGGLLSQLLHSPDYNLFPNSVVFESNFTQVMKLENWVPFQDPAKLITLGVTSTVPSLPLPNILLMAEITRPQEEFPRKDQSSGTPNINLNRILPLKFVELQIYDKSQHILRLRMVTEKTYYLKLHSNYPDVVFWLWTRLVKILQKGLSFTTKDPNINIPHCLVPRISPNSSDSQGRPESNSSSSSSEGPNQIITEEKGASDNLSQLSMRKWPQSEVFKTEWGAQFQASSSSSTSRESLPNISTGFSGGSRHFFSTQIEEQHSHCAHELGLFPREETASQWSDMGNYGLWERENPSVPQPLSLLSTLAASTRRFWPPPLGEKFFTCCTYWSQEVVLEGPLTLRPD; via the exons ATGGCAGAATGCAGCAGCTTTGAGGCTGGGGTTAGGGAGCTAGAAGTAGGAGAAATCCTTGGGGTGGAGCTGGACAGTGGAGAAGCactgggagtggaaggagggctactctcccagctgcttcacTCTCCTGACTACAACCTGTTCCCCAATTCAGTCGTCTTTGAAAGCAACTTCACCCAG GTCATGAAGTTGGAGAACTGGGTGCCCTTCCAAGACCCAGCTAAGTTAATAACCCTCGGGGTGACCTCCACCGTGCCCAGTCTGCCACTCCCTAACATCCTCCTGATGGCCGAGATCACCAGACCCCAGGAAGAGTTCCCCAGGAAGGACCAATCATCGGGGACACCCAACATCAACCTCAATAG AATCCTCCCACTGAAGTTTGTGGAGCTCCAGATCTATGACAAATCCCAGCATATTCTGAGACTCCGAATGGTGACCGAGAAGACTTACTACCTGAAGCTTCATTCCAACTACCCTGATGTCGTCTTTTGGCTCTGGACGAGGCTTGTGAAAATTCTACAGAAAGGCCTGTCTTTCACCACCAAAGACCCAAACATCAACATCCCTCACTGCCTAGTGCCCAGAATATCCCCCaactcctccgactcccaaggacGG CCGGAAAGcaattcgtcatcatcatcttcagaggGCCCCAACCAAATCATCACAGAGGAGAAGGGAGCATCTGACAACCTCTCCCAGCTCTCTATGAGAAAGTGGCCACAGAGCGAAGTGTTCAAAACTGAGTGGGGCGCCCAGTTCCAAGCCAG cagcagcagcagtaccaGCAGAGAAAGTTTGCCAAACATCAGCACAG GATTCTCAGGAGGTTCTAGACATTTCTTTTCTACCCAAATTGAAGAACAGCACTCACACTGTGCCCATGAGCTTGGCCTGTTTCCCAGGGAAGAGACAGCATCACAGTGGAGCGACATGGGCAATTATGGACTTTGGGAAAGAGAGAATCCTTCTGTACCACAACCCCTCTCCCTGCTCAGCACCCTGGCAGCCTCGACCCGGCGCTTCTGGCCCCCCCCCTTAGGAGAGAAATTCTTTACATGCTGCACTTATTGGTCTCAGGAGGTGGTATTGGAGGGCCCCTTGACTCTCCGTCCAGATTGA
- the LOC119933571 gene encoding protein FAM71F2-like isoform X1 yields MAECSSFEAGVRELEVGEILGVELDSGEALGVEGGLLSQLLHSPDYNLFPNSVVFESNFTQVMKLENWVPFQDPAKLITLGVTSTVPSLPLPNILLMAEITRPQEEFPRKDQSSGTPNINLNRILPLKFVELQIYDKSQHILRLRMVTEKTYYLKLHSNYPDVVFWLWTRLVKILQKGLSFTTKDPNINIPHCLVPRISPNSSDSQGRPESNSSSSSSEGPNQIITEEKGASDNLSQLSMRKWPQSEVFKTEWGAQFQASSSSSSTSRESLPNISTGFSGGSRHFFSTQIEEQHSHCAHELGLFPREETASQWSDMGNYGLWERENPSVPQPLSLLSTLAASTRRFWPPPLGEKFFTCCTYWSQEVVLEGPLTLRPD; encoded by the exons ATGGCAGAATGCAGCAGCTTTGAGGCTGGGGTTAGGGAGCTAGAAGTAGGAGAAATCCTTGGGGTGGAGCTGGACAGTGGAGAAGCactgggagtggaaggagggctactctcccagctgcttcacTCTCCTGACTACAACCTGTTCCCCAATTCAGTCGTCTTTGAAAGCAACTTCACCCAG GTCATGAAGTTGGAGAACTGGGTGCCCTTCCAAGACCCAGCTAAGTTAATAACCCTCGGGGTGACCTCCACCGTGCCCAGTCTGCCACTCCCTAACATCCTCCTGATGGCCGAGATCACCAGACCCCAGGAAGAGTTCCCCAGGAAGGACCAATCATCGGGGACACCCAACATCAACCTCAATAG AATCCTCCCACTGAAGTTTGTGGAGCTCCAGATCTATGACAAATCCCAGCATATTCTGAGACTCCGAATGGTGACCGAGAAGACTTACTACCTGAAGCTTCATTCCAACTACCCTGATGTCGTCTTTTGGCTCTGGACGAGGCTTGTGAAAATTCTACAGAAAGGCCTGTCTTTCACCACCAAAGACCCAAACATCAACATCCCTCACTGCCTAGTGCCCAGAATATCCCCCaactcctccgactcccaaggacGG CCGGAAAGcaattcgtcatcatcatcttcagaggGCCCCAACCAAATCATCACAGAGGAGAAGGGAGCATCTGACAACCTCTCCCAGCTCTCTATGAGAAAGTGGCCACAGAGCGAAGTGTTCAAAACTGAGTGGGGCGCCCAGTTCCAAGCCAG cagcagcagcagcagtaccaGCAGAGAAAGTTTGCCAAACATCAGCACAG GATTCTCAGGAGGTTCTAGACATTTCTTTTCTACCCAAATTGAAGAACAGCACTCACACTGTGCCCATGAGCTTGGCCTGTTTCCCAGGGAAGAGACAGCATCACAGTGGAGCGACATGGGCAATTATGGACTTTGGGAAAGAGAGAATCCTTCTGTACCACAACCCCTCTCCCTGCTCAGCACCCTGGCAGCCTCGACCCGGCGCTTCTGGCCCCCCCCCTTAGGAGAGAAATTCTTTACATGCTGCACTTATTGGTCTCAGGAGGTGGTATTGGAGGGCCCCTTGACTCTCCGTCCAGATTGA